The Puntigrus tetrazona isolate hp1 chromosome 16, ASM1883169v1, whole genome shotgun sequence genome includes a region encoding these proteins:
- the yrdc gene encoding yrdC domain-containing protein, mitochondrial has translation MVLFGFTRLSILSYSLSRLYRSVSMCKELKTRVLRLSAQSPDDPSSQPREWTEVLAVTFKALKAGQVVAVPTDTIYGLACVAQDSAAIARVYDIKGRNGDKPLAICVGEIQDIYRFCKVSVKEELLRDLLPGPVTLVLERSTTLNRDLNPFTKLIGVRIPDHPFMRRLCQMCGEPLALTSANVSSQTSTVAASEFEDLWPSLAVVVDGGPIADQSRLGSTVMDLSVCGRYRIIRPGCALSATVQILEGKYGLLEDPANQ, from the exons ATGGTGCTCTTCGGCTTCACTCGTTTAAGTATCCTCTCGTACTCGCTAAGCAGGCTGTATAGGAGCGTCAGCATGTGTAAAGAGCTGAAGACGAGAGTCCTGCGGTTATCGGCGCAGAGCCCCGACGACCCGAGCTCACAACCGCGGG AGTGGACGGAGGTCCTGGCAGTCACGTTCAAGGCTCTGAAGGCCGGTCAGGTCGTGGCCGTTCCCACAGACACCATCTACGGCCTGGCCTGTGTGGCTCAGGACTCTGCGGCCATCGCGAGAGTGTATGATATCAAAGGAAGGAATGGAGATAAACCCCTGGCCATCTGCGTCGGAGAAATACAGGACATATACAG GTTCTGTAAGGTGTCTGTGAAGGAGGAGCTGCTCAGAGATCTGCTGCCTGGACCCGTTACGCTGGTTCTGGAAAGATCCACCACACTAAACCGAGACCTCAATCCTTTTACCAAG CTCATAGGGGTTCGTATTCCAGACCATCCGTTCATGAGGCGTCTGTGTCAGATGTGCGGCGAGCCTCTTGCTCTCACCAGCGCTAACGTCAGCTCCCAGACCAGCACGGTCGCTGCTAGC GAGTTTGAGGATTTGTGGCCCAGTCTGGCCGTTGTGGTGGACGGAGGTCCGATTGCAGATCAAAGCCGCTTGGGTTCAACGGTTATGgatctgtctgtgtgtggcaGATACCGTATAATCAGACCGGGATG TGCTCTCTCTGCTACAGTTCAGATACTTGAGGGCAAGTATGGACTGCTGGAGGATCCCGCCAACCAATGA